CCTCTCCCAAGTCAATTGTTTCCAACTTTGCATAGAAAGGCGCACAGACCAAGGCCTTGGGATGACCGTCCACCGAAACGAAATTTGTTCGCAGACTTTCATGCCGGCCCACAATTTCATTCAGACTCCACTCCAAAGCCTCAACGTTCAGATTCCCCGTGATTCGGATTGCAGCAGAAACGCTATAGAGCGGACTGGCTTGCGTTATCTGGTCCAGAAACCATAAGCGTTCCTGCGCATACGAAAGCAGAACCTGTGTGGTGCCACCGTTTTGTGTAATCTCATTGTAAATTGTTCATCCCCCCCTTCTTGTTTAACTGGGATTGCCAGCAACTCCTCCTGATCCTAAGAGAGCTCAGATTCAGCAATTACGACCTTATTTCCCAATTTCCCATAATGGGGATGTCACCCTGACACGCTGCCATGGCCTTTTTGCCCGCAACAACTTGCGCCCGCTCTATAGACATTTGATTTATCTTTTGCGCGGCTCAGAAGCAGCATTAACTTTTTGGTTTCCAAGGCATCCAATGCCGCAGCTAGTTTTGCAATGGTTTGATGTTGAAAAGATACTCTGGCTTTAAATTTAAACCCGCCTGAATGGGTTGAAAGACCTCCATAATGTTATTGATATTTCGCTCTCGCGGAATCTTCGAAAGAGTTATGCATAACCTTTGGTCTTATGGTGTGAGATGACGCGGTAATCGCTTTAATCGGGGCAGCAAAACACTGAGCAGACCTAATTTCGAATTGGAATCCAACTCCTTTTGATTTTCAACCAACAGGGCTGTAAGTTCCTCAATATCGAGCAGCTTGGCCTTTTCAGGCCGTTTATGGTTCAGTTCAGTGCCAGCCGACACCCTCTGGATTACAACCTCGTCCACTTTTTCCATTTCAAATCTACAAGAGACGACTGATGATCCTGTGCCAGCTTTGTTTTTTGTATCAGTGTTGCTCTGATCCATAGAAAAAATAATAATTCCGTTCTTTAGCTTCCTCCATGGGGAAAAACCCTGAAAGCCAACGGTTTTCCTTGATGGAACCTGAAAAACTAGTCATCCCCAAATCTTGGGATGAAGTAGCGATTCTGTTGACCGTTGTGGTCCAAATTCAGCGCTAATTAATATTCGCACCCGCGGTTGTGTGTGTGCGGTAAACAGGATAGTTTGAATCAGTAAATGTCGTTTTATGCAACTTCACTACCATCCCGAAGCTTTCTAAAAGGAATATTATGCCCATCTCAGTGCGAATGAAAAAAAGCGGGGTTAAACGAGTCCACCCCAGACCACGAAGTCAAAATCCCAACTTGGACGCAGCTGCCCGCGGTCTGTGGCGCACCGAAGGCGCCAACTACACAACTGGTCCGGTCGGTTTGGCAGATCCGGTTAAACCGCTCCAGTCCAAAAATCCGCTCATAGTATTGGAAAACAACAGAAGACGAAAGTTGGCTTCACTGCACAAGTCGGCATAACTCATCCATTCAATAATAAATCTGATAGTTGCGGCCTGTAGTTGCAGCCAACCTCAGGTCGAAACGGGAGGGTCATTGGCTTCTCGGCCTTGGCTTCGTGCCATCGCCCCCACTCCCCTTCAGCCGGTTGTGAATTTTTTCTTCCTCTTCGCGCTCCAAGGCGGCCCGTAATACATCATCAACGTTCTCTGCCAAGGTAAACTTCAGTTTGTTCTTAACCTCTTCGGGCAAATCAAACAAATCTTTCTCGTTAAGCTTGGGAATAATTACCTCTTCGATTCCCGCGCGCAAAGCGGCCAGCGTCTTTTCCTTTAGTCCGCCAATCGGCAACACCAAACCGCGCAAGGTAACCTCACCCGTCATGGCCACTTCAGATCGTACAGGCGTATCACTAAAAAGTGATGCAATTGCCGTGAACATCGCCACGCCTGCCGACGGCCCATCCTTGGGAACCGCACCGCTGGGCACGTGCACATGAATATCCATATCCCTGAATGCATCCGCACTGATGCCGAGTTCCTTCACCCGGCTCCGCACCAGGCTTAAGGCAGCCTGCACCGATTCGCGCATGACATTTCCAATTTGCCCGGTCAAAGTAATATTACCTTTGCCAGGATACCTGGTTGCTTCAATGAACAACACCTCGCCTCCAATGGGCGTGTACGCCAATCCGGTCACGACCCCGGGCTTGCTGGTCTTCAGCCGTGTCTCGCGAATATAACGGGGTGGCCCAAGCATTTCTTGAACAATTTGTGGAGTTACTGTCATGGCTTGTATTTCACCTCGAGCCACTCTCGCTGCAATCCCACGGCACACGGCTCCGATTTGCCGTTCCAATTCGCGAACGCCAGCCTCCCGCGTATAATCTTCGATTACCCTGGATAGCGCACTCTTCTCCCACTGGCATTGCTCCGGCTTTAATCCGTTCTCTTCAAGTTGCCGAACCACGAGATAGTTTTTCGCAATCTCAAGTTTCTCGCGCTCGGTATAGCCTGGTAACTCAATTACTTCCATGCGATCACGCAATGGCGCTGGCACTGCATCCATGTAATTCGCCGTCGCAATAAAAATTACCTCCGAGAGATCAAATGGCACGTCAATATACCGGTCAACAAATGCATTGTTTTGCCTCGGATCCAATACTTCGAGCAATGCACTGGCCGGATCTCCTCTAAAGTCAGCCCCTAACTTGTCAATTTCATCCAGCATGATTACCGGATTTTTCGTCCCCACTCTTCGCATCTCCTGGATGATCCGACCCGGCATGGAACCAATGTAAGTTCGCCGATGTCCGCGTATCTCCGCTTCATCCCGAATTCCCCCCAAACTCATCCGCGCAAACTTGCGACCCAAAGCGTCTGCTATCGATTGCCCAAGGCTCGTTTTTCCCACTCCAGGGGGACCAAGGAAGCAAAGAATCGGTCCTCGTCCGCGCGGATTCAACTTACGTACGGCTAAAAACTCTATCAACCGGCGCTTAACTTTCTCCAAATCGTAATGATCCCTGTCCAAAATTTTCTGCGCCTGATTCAGATCCAGGTTGTCCTCGCTTCGCTTGTTCCAGGGCAAATCGGCCAACGATTCCAGGTAGCCAACAATGACCGAAACCTCCGGGCTCGCCTGTGGCAACGCCCGCAAGCGTTTAAGTTCCTTCTCCGCCTGCTCCATGACCTCCGGGGGCAGCTGAGCCTCCTCAAGTTCTTTCCTTAACTCCTCGATCTGCTCATCGGCTCCTTCAGGTTCCTCACCCAATTCGCGTTGAATTGCTTTGATTTGCTCCCGCAAATAAGCCCTCCGCTGTGCATCCGTAAACTGGGACGCCACATCCTGCTGCAATTTCTGCTGCAATTGAGCAATTTCATACTGGCTCGAAACCCGCAATTGTACAGCGCGCACGCGCTTCGCCACGTCCAACTCCTCCAATAGCTGCTGCTTGTCAGGTACCTCCATGTTCAGATTGCTCGCCAGAAAGTCCGCCATTTGTCCGGGATCCTGCATCCCTTCGATAATGGCTCTGGCCTGCTCCGGCACATCAGGCGTCACTTTGATCAGTCGCAAAGCCGTCTCCCGCAAATTGCGCACCGCTGCTTCAAATTCCTTATCCTCTTTCGGCGGCATAATCGGCCAGAGCACCTCCACCTCCGCCTTGATGAACGGATGCGTTAGGACCACCTTCCGGATCGCAAACCTCCTCATGGCCTGTACTGCAATGACCGCCGAACCATCCGGTTGCCGGATCAGCTTCAAGACATTTGCCGCTACTCCGATTTTATAAAGATCGTCCGGCCCGGGCGATTCCTCATTGGTCTGCTGTGTGACCAGCCCGATGACCTTGCTCTGGGGCAAAGACTCCTCCAAAAGTTTCAGGGAGGTTGGCCTTCGCACTGTTAATGGCACGACCGTCCCGGGAAAAACCACCAACCCTCGAATCGCCAGTATTGGCAAGGTTTCCGGTATGACTGGCTGATCCGGATCGTCCTCCTTGCGCGCCACTCCGATCACGTGAGGATTTTGTTGGCCTCCTTCACCATCTGCCGGAGTTGGGTCAATCATGAAATTGTCTTTGGCGGTCATGGTAAAATCCTTGCTCCTTCCCGATTGTATATTCGCTCCATTTCACGCGTGCGATTGCAATGGCAGGTATATCCACAGCATCCCGTTGTGCTGCTCAGCTTTAACCCGTTCTGTGTCCACATCCACAGGAAACTCGATTTCACGCTGGAACGGGCCATGATCGATCTCCATCGTCAAAACCTGCACCGCCCTGCATTCATGGTCCGATGGCTCTGGTGCCTGCCGATTTCCACTGATGAGCAACCGCCGGGGTTCAACCTCCAGATCGATGGTTTCCTTATTCACCCCTGCCAGGTCCACGCAGATGGTCATGCACTCCTCGCAACGATAGGCATTGATCGCGGGTTTCCACGTTTCGCTGGAGGAAAAGAATTGAACCTTCGTCAGCTCGTATACCACCTCTC
The Pedosphaera parvula Ellin514 DNA segment above includes these coding regions:
- a CDS encoding Hsp20/alpha crystallin family protein — encoded protein: MSNIRSLRLRQLHGQLGEVVYELTKVQFFSSSETWKPAINAYRCEECMTICVDLAGVNKETIDLEVEPRRLLISGNRQAPEPSDHECRAVQVLTMEIDHGPFQREIEFPVDVDTERVKAEQHNGMLWIYLPLQSHA
- the lon gene encoding endopeptidase La encodes the protein MTAKDNFMIDPTPADGEGGQQNPHVIGVARKEDDPDQPVIPETLPILAIRGLVVFPGTVVPLTVRRPTSLKLLEESLPQSKVIGLVTQQTNEESPGPDDLYKIGVAANVLKLIRQPDGSAVIAVQAMRRFAIRKVVLTHPFIKAEVEVLWPIMPPKEDKEFEAAVRNLRETALRLIKVTPDVPEQARAIIEGMQDPGQMADFLASNLNMEVPDKQQLLEELDVAKRVRAVQLRVSSQYEIAQLQQKLQQDVASQFTDAQRRAYLREQIKAIQRELGEEPEGADEQIEELRKELEEAQLPPEVMEQAEKELKRLRALPQASPEVSVIVGYLESLADLPWNKRSEDNLDLNQAQKILDRDHYDLEKVKRRLIEFLAVRKLNPRGRGPILCFLGPPGVGKTSLGQSIADALGRKFARMSLGGIRDEAEIRGHRRTYIGSMPGRIIQEMRRVGTKNPVIMLDEIDKLGADFRGDPASALLEVLDPRQNNAFVDRYIDVPFDLSEVIFIATANYMDAVPAPLRDRMEVIELPGYTEREKLEIAKNYLVVRQLEENGLKPEQCQWEKSALSRVIEDYTREAGVRELERQIGAVCRGIAARVARGEIQAMTVTPQIVQEMLGPPRYIRETRLKTSKPGVVTGLAYTPIGGEVLFIEATRYPGKGNITLTGQIGNVMRESVQAALSLVRSRVKELGISADAFRDMDIHVHVPSGAVPKDGPSAGVAMFTAIASLFSDTPVRSEVAMTGEVTLRGLVLPIGGLKEKTLAALRAGIEEVIIPKLNEKDLFDLPEEVKNKLKFTLAENVDDVLRAALEREEEEKIHNRLKGSGGDGTKPRPRSQ